A region of Aquipuribacter hungaricus DNA encodes the following proteins:
- a CDS encoding ROK family transcriptional regulator, with amino-acid sequence MSTRVTAAPADQLTVRRSNLSLVLSHLRDAGPRSRAKIAADTGLNKATVSSLVAELVERGLVGEGEVERVGSVGRPGQTVGLAPGRVVGVGVEVNADFVDVTALDLTHEVVLSRRAPADMRALGERGAIALVVRCLQEALATLSAGGSSVVGVTVAVPALVDSGRGRVALAPNLGWTGTELAAQLDAALGLGDVRVAVDNDANLGAIAEHALGVGRDVDDLVYLAGEVGVGCGVIVGGELLRGSSGFTGEIGHAPLNPRPEVCGCGRVGCWETQVGLGVLLAGCARGPDDPVLDGDADIDVRLDEINARAAAGDVATLETLQRVGIALGLGASVLVTIVNPRALVLGGYFAVLEEHLRPFVVHTLLERVVAPDAGGVEVRASRLGFTAASRGGAVVALQQVFADPTRVPVPA; translated from the coding sequence ATGTCGACCCGGGTGACCGCGGCTCCGGCCGACCAGCTCACCGTGCGCCGGTCGAACCTCAGCCTCGTCCTCAGCCACCTCCGTGACGCCGGCCCCCGCTCGCGCGCCAAGATCGCGGCGGACACCGGCCTCAACAAGGCGACGGTGTCCAGCCTCGTCGCCGAGCTGGTCGAGCGCGGCCTGGTCGGCGAGGGCGAGGTCGAGCGCGTCGGCAGCGTCGGCCGGCCCGGGCAGACCGTGGGCCTGGCCCCGGGGCGGGTCGTCGGCGTCGGCGTCGAGGTCAACGCCGACTTCGTCGACGTCACGGCGCTGGACCTCACCCACGAGGTCGTCCTGTCCCGCCGCGCCCCCGCGGACATGCGCGCCCTCGGGGAGCGGGGGGCGATCGCGCTGGTCGTCCGCTGCCTGCAGGAGGCGCTGGCGACCCTGTCCGCCGGAGGCAGCTCCGTGGTCGGCGTGACCGTCGCGGTGCCCGCCCTCGTCGACTCCGGCCGCGGCCGCGTCGCCCTGGCGCCGAACCTCGGCTGGACGGGCACGGAGCTCGCCGCCCAGCTGGACGCCGCGCTCGGCCTGGGGGACGTGCGGGTGGCCGTGGACAACGACGCCAACCTCGGCGCCATCGCCGAGCACGCGCTCGGGGTCGGCCGCGACGTCGACGACCTGGTCTACCTGGCCGGGGAGGTCGGGGTGGGCTGCGGCGTCATCGTCGGCGGGGAGCTGCTGCGCGGCTCGAGCGGCTTCACCGGCGAGATCGGCCACGCCCCCCTCAACCCGCGTCCCGAGGTGTGCGGCTGCGGCCGGGTCGGCTGCTGGGAGACCCAGGTCGGCCTCGGCGTGCTCCTGGCCGGCTGCGCGCGCGGCCCCGACGACCCGGTGCTCGACGGCGACGCGGACATCGACGTCCGGCTCGACGAGATCAACGCCCGGGCCGCCGCCGGCGACGTGGCGACCCTGGAGACCCTGCAGCGGGTGGGGATCGCCCTGGGCCTCGGCGCCAGCGTGCTCGTCACCATCGTCAACCCCCGGGCGCTCGTGCTCGGCGGGTACTTCGCCGTGCTCGAGGAGCACCTGCGGCCCTTCGTCGTCCACACCCTGCTCGAGCGGGTCGTGGCGCCCGACGCGGGCGGGGTCGAGGTGCGGGCGTCGCGGCTCGGCTTCACCGCGGCCAGCCGCGGCGGCGCCGTCGTCGCGCTGCAGCAGGTGTTCGCCGACCCCACCCGGGTGCCCGTCCCCGCCTGA
- a CDS encoding N-acetyltransferase, with translation MADLAEVLRLAAAGVFPPVDGGWERVPPWRDGVEAVVALTGHAFLAVADDVDDAALAALRPDGLGGAHDPRLVTALAAGGWVVSLDVLLAATGGGRPAEESRLVAREDLSAHPRAVAARALRGEVRVVGRPGADPSLVTVGAGVAGLTELGAEVVAGTDGARLVADVVASLPAGSPVLAAVAPGNARSLRSFLRAGFRPVGSVQVYRPARRR, from the coding sequence GTGGCCGACCTGGCGGAGGTGCTCCGGCTCGCGGCGGCCGGGGTCTTCCCGCCCGTCGACGGCGGCTGGGAGCGGGTGCCGCCGTGGCGCGACGGCGTGGAGGCCGTGGTCGCGCTCACCGGGCACGCGTTCCTGGCCGTGGCCGACGACGTGGACGACGCCGCGCTCGCGGCCCTGCGGCCCGACGGCCTGGGCGGGGCGCACGACCCGCGCCTGGTGACCGCGCTCGCAGCCGGCGGCTGGGTCGTCTCCCTCGACGTGCTGCTCGCCGCGACCGGCGGCGGCCGCCCCGCCGAGGAGTCCCGGCTGGTGGCCCGGGAGGACCTGTCGGCGCACCCCCGTGCCGTGGCGGCCCGGGCGCTGCGCGGCGAGGTCAGGGTCGTCGGCCGCCCGGGCGCCGACCCGTCGCTGGTGACGGTCGGGGCGGGGGTCGCCGGGCTCACCGAGCTGGGCGCCGAGGTGGTCGCGGGTACCGACGGGGCACGCCTGGTCGCCGACGTGGTCGCCTCGCTCCCGGCGGGCTCGCCGGTCCTCGCCGCGGTGGCGCCCGGCAACGCCCGGTCCCTGCGCAGCTTCCTGCGGGCGGGGTTCCGGCCGGTCGGCAGCGTGCAGGTGTACCGGCCCGCCCGGCGGCGCTGA
- a CDS encoding NAD(P)/FAD-dependent oxidoreductase translates to MSRHDADLVVVGGGPVGLATAVGAAQQGLSVVVLDPREGPADKACGEGLMPGARASLERLGVRLRPGPDAHEMVGIRYLSPGHVAEARFRAGPGLGVRRTVLSAALQARAEEVGVVRERVRAGTPVDDGDGVLVGGLRARWCVAADGLHSPTRRALGLDVPPPRRPAGGARPDGRRFGLRRHYRTAPWGSHVDVLWSRDAEAYVTPVAPDVVGVAVLTSADGDLDSHLARFPGLAARLAGVPHASTTRGAGPLRQVARRRVAGRVLLVGDAAGYVDALTGEGIAVGLACAREAVACVVADDASSYERRWHAASRRYRLLTEGLLAASSVPVLRRGLVPAAERLPRLFGAVVDRLA, encoded by the coding sequence CGGTCGTCGTGCTCGACCCCCGCGAGGGACCGGCGGACAAGGCGTGCGGCGAGGGGCTCATGCCGGGGGCGCGGGCCTCGCTCGAGCGGCTCGGGGTGCGCCTGCGGCCGGGGCCGGACGCCCACGAGATGGTGGGCATCCGCTACCTGTCCCCGGGCCACGTCGCCGAGGCGCGCTTCCGGGCGGGCCCCGGGCTGGGGGTGCGGCGGACGGTGCTGTCGGCCGCGCTCCAGGCCCGTGCCGAGGAGGTCGGCGTGGTCCGCGAGCGGGTCCGGGCGGGCACCCCGGTCGACGACGGCGACGGCGTCCTCGTGGGCGGGCTGCGCGCGCGATGGTGCGTCGCCGCCGACGGCCTGCACTCCCCCACCCGTCGCGCGCTGGGGCTCGACGTCCCCCCGCCCCGCCGGCCCGCGGGCGGCGCGCGTCCCGACGGTCGCCGCTTCGGGCTGCGCCGTCACTACCGGACCGCCCCGTGGGGCTCCCACGTCGACGTGCTGTGGTCGCGCGACGCGGAGGCGTACGTGACACCGGTCGCCCCGGACGTCGTCGGCGTCGCGGTGCTCACCTCTGCCGACGGCGACCTCGACAGCCACCTGGCGCGCTTCCCCGGTCTCGCCGCCCGCCTGGCCGGCGTCCCGCACGCCTCCACCACGCGGGGGGCGGGGCCGCTGCGCCAGGTCGCCCGCCGCCGGGTCGCGGGCCGGGTGCTGCTCGTCGGTGACGCCGCGGGCTACGTGGACGCGCTCACCGGCGAGGGGATCGCCGTGGGCCTGGCGTGCGCGCGCGAGGCCGTCGCGTGCGTCGTGGCCGACGACGCGTCCTCCTACGAGCGCCGCTGGCACGCCGCGAGCCGCCGCTACCGCCTGCTCACCGAGGGGCTGCTCGCGGCGTCGTCGGTGCCGGTGCTGCGCCGGGGGCTGGTGCCGGCCGCGGAGCGCCTGCCGCGGCTGTTCGGTGCCGTGGTCGACCGGCTGGCCTGA